In Fragaria vesca subsp. vesca unplaced genomic scaffold, FraVesHawaii_1.0 scf0513031, whole genome shotgun sequence, the sequence TTTACATATAAAAATGGCTCGATGCTATCTATCCTTGAATGACAGAGTACAAGCAATTTCATGCTTCTACTTAGCTCTGAAGGCACTCGAAAACAATATTGATGCGCGATTGACATtagcttctcttcttcttgaagaagCCAGAGAAGAGGATGCCATTTTGCTGCTATCTCCTCTTGACAATATTAGTTGTTCTGACCTCCAAACTGATAAATCAGAACCATGGTGGTGCAATGGAAAGGTGAAACTGAAGCTTTGCCATATTTACAGGGCTAAAGGGATGCACAAGGAATTTGTGGATACAATCTATTCTCTTGTGCGTGAGGCATTATGTATCGAAGTACTTCAGCAAAAGGTGAGAGTGAAAAAGAGGCTCACAAAAAGTGTGCTGCTAGAAAGAGTTAAAGTTCTGAATAAGCACCAAATGGATAATCTACTTTGTGGATCTATATCAGTAACTCCGGCATCAGATATGAGCAGAGCTAACAGAGCGAAGAAGCTGCTCGAGAAAAAGGCGAAAGTtaaggaagaaaagagagcaaagGCGATGGCTGCTGGAGCTGACTGGCAAAGTGATGATTCAGATGAAGATCCTCCAGAAGAAATACATAAAGAATCTCCCCTCCCAGATCTTCTCAAGGATAAAGATAATTATGACCTCATAATAGATTTGTGCAAGTCACTGGCTTCCTTGCATAGATATTGCGAAGCATTGGAGATTATAAATCTtgctttgaaggtgactcgcAACATATCTTCTGTTGCTGAGGAACTCCGGTCTCTTGGAGCGCAAATAGCATACAACACTCCGGATCCTGAGCATGGGCTTGACTGTGTAAAATACATTGCAGACCAGCATCCGTACAGCTATGCTGCCTGGAATTGCTATTACAAAGTCATTACCAGATTCGATGACTGGTATGCGAGGCATTTTAAGTTTCTACGTGGTAAGCGGGACAAACTCAAAGACTGTGCAGCTCCGATGATCATTTCAGGGCATCACTTGACAAGAAAAAGTCGTCATCAAGATGCTGCCAGAGAATATCTTGAAGCTTATAAGTTATTGCCAGAGAATGCCTTAATCAATCTATGTGTTGGTACTGCCTTAATCAACTTAGCACTGGGACTCAGGCTTCAGAACAAGCACCAGTCTGTTGCACAAGGTTTAGCATTCCTCTACAACAACTTGCGACTTTGTGAAAACAGCCAGGAGGCTTTGTACAACCTAGCCAGGGCCTTCCACCACATTGGCCTTGTGACTCTGGCAACTGTGTATTATCAACATGTTCTAGCAATTCGTCAGAAGGACTGCCCTCTCCCTAAACCTCCTCATGAGAACCAAGAGTCCGCTGAGAATCTATTACCAGGTTACTGTGACCTTCGGAGAGAAGCAGCTTTCAATTTGCATCTTATCTACAAAAAGAGTGGAGCAGTGGATCTTGCACGAATGGTCCTTAGAGATCACTGCACCTTCTGAGTATGCAATTTCTAGAAATTTATAGTCCAGTTGCCCTTTTTAAATCTATATATCAAGAAGCTTgattttttaaagtttaaaactgTAAAATCTGTTGGTTTGTTGCAGAAGATAATGATCATATTCTTAGATAGTTTGACTGGATTGAATGAGAGGAGGCGTCCTGCTTCATTTCTCTGGTTGGCTTGAAAATACTGATTACTATTCCATGAGAATAGAGGTCGGTGATTTGTCAAATGTTCACCAACGTAGCTTAAACCAGCTGAAGAAAGCGTGGGAAATGCTAAAGGGGGAAGGTATGTGACAGTAGCAAATTTTCTCTGTTGAAATAGTACTACACTACTACTGTAACGGTTGTGAAATTAATCACTTCCTAGCTCCCTAAACTCCACTTTTCCTATAATTAGTTCTGcttgaaaaccaaaaaaaaaaacatgtgacATGAGATTACACATGCTTCTGGTGCTGAGCAAATTGAAACCAGCTAGTTGATAAATTAAAACCAGCTAGTTTCTTCTGATGCTTCTTTAGACTCCCACAACCCTTTTTGTGCACTGATCACATATTAGATGTTACTTCCTCTAGCTGCTCAAGATCCAACATTGATAGATGCAGCTCTGAGAAGTCTCTCATGTCGAGCTTTCTTAAACTGCTCATCTCACGGATGTATTCAGGCAGCTCCTCAATGCTGATGCAATAAGATGTTAAGAATGTTCAACTTGAGCCTGGCAATTCAAAACGAGCTTCTACAGAACCTTAACCTTAATACTTTTAGATTGGCCATATTTCCGTTCCCTTGAGGCAGAAACAATAGCAAATCATAATTGGTGATACTGAGGTTTGTTAGATGAATCAAATCAGAGAGCTCGGCAGGCAATTCCCACAAATTTGGCAAATTGTTAATGTTCATTTCCTCTAGATTAGGAAATGCATCCAATATTTTGATGGAACCATTGCTGAATGCTTGACCCATGTCATATTCTCTGCATAATCCTTGGTCATAAAATTCAAGACTAGAACCTCTGCTTCTGGTAGTTGCATGTTTGGCCAATTAGTTGAGAACTTTTCATCTGCAAACACCATGTTATCTGATTTAAGTGTGAAGAGACATGTATCAAAAACTAAGCAAGTCTTCAAGCCTTTGCTAATGAAGGATAGAGATATGGAAGTAATGGAACAACATACCTTCACGTACAGGTTGATAGTTATCGTCCCACAAGCCTCGACCACTTGAGAAGATTGTCTCCACACGTCTCTATAACCAGTCGATTTCTACGCTCTATAGGGTCTCGTTTCGAGTGGTAGATAGCCAGCTTTGTGAGCAAATCATGTTGGGTAACAATGTGTCATGGGAATTGAATGTAATCAGTGCGCTACCATATGTTAGGAACTTAGGATATAGTCAGCATCAGCTTTCTAGCAGTAATCTAGTAAGTCCAGTGGCTAGAAAATGCAATTAGTTGAAGCAATTGTAGTTAGCTTATGTGTAGTGATTAGTTCTCAGGAATGCGCTCGTCTGGCATACTTAAATCAACTGCAATGGTTCATATATAGAGAAGGACAATAGTCCTAATTCACTCAGTGATTTCCATCTCTTACCAATACACAGATCGGCCGGATTGCAAACTGTGACACTGCCAAAATAATTGTGGCTGCCATGGGTGAAATGTTAAGAAGTTTGAGAAGGCAAAAATTTAAGATTGGAGTGCATCTTGAGCACTGTGCATCTTAATTTAGGAAGTCTTAAGCCCCTAACCAATAACAATTGCAAAAAGAGATGACAAAATCAGGGGTCAAGTCCCGCGAACCCAACTTAGTAACCATGGTTTTGCTAGCGCATCCGTTGCCCGATTACCTTCATGAATGAGTAGCAAATATGCACTTTAGCACTTAAGAGATGTGTAATAAGTTGTTACTCCATTCAACGCTTACAACATCTCTAGAATATTGttaattcaaaatttttataaaatatttttaagATTGCTAAACAGAATTGATAAATCTGTCAATCATGAAAACCTATTTTCCCTCCTCTCTTTATTCACGTGTCAGTTTATAATTGGttaaaaaattcatataacTTGCAGATAGCAATAACTGCTGGAGCCAAATTCTCATAACTACagctaaatttaacaatagtTTTACCTACACTGCTAGATGCTCTAGGGAGTCCTAGCTATCAAGGCACTAAGGAAGAAGCGTAGATAAAGTTAATGATAAGCATAGAATCCACTTCCATCCATATATGTTCAAACTAGCTAGTTTTCCAAAACATTGTGCATGTTTCAATCATTTTAACATACACTTTAATAATTTAGATGAAGTATTGATAATAAAAATCATAGTTATAATAATTGATATTACCAGTTCATAACTTCATTTAATATATCGATCCCATAATAATAACCAGATAACTTTagtaatttataatatttttgtgaATTACATAGTTTTGTGTGTTTCAATCTGAGCAAAACTACAATCGTTTTGGATATTCAAATAAACTTAAGATTATCCATGGAAATGGATCATCCTCTCCCTTCCTAACTAGCTAGATTGAAGAGATTGTCACCCCCACGTACagacatgtatatataatgttgtttccttttttcttataatttctCATATACAGTATGATACTGAATTATGAGTGAAGACAATGACATGAAGATTGAAATCATATTCTCCATTCTTCGATCTCTATCCGATGAGacttttccttttatatattCTGTCTCAACTTGAAACTGCACGAAAATTAGATTTGTGCCACTTGTATTTCTTGGATATAGTTGGGGACCCAAATTGCATGTTACCGGCCTTAAACGTAGGTCGACAAATTGTGATGGAAAACTATAACCACTGTGGGTGGCAAACCAATGACAGGCCAACATAGCACCATCTTTACTTTAATTTCGTGCTATCTCATAATTTGGTTCCAAGATTTTAACAgactaaaaaataaatcacATCACCTATTTAAACCCAAATCAACTTCGCCTTAGATCTTAGTCTCCGtcgagaaatttttaaatactACGGAAGGACCAcatggcagtctgacgtggttttatattccaatcaaatttagacatgtggatttcttacaactaaaatataaacaaatattttctattttttgtgaaatgacattcatgggtatttagcaagttcaaactagggtctagggtatagggtttagggtttaggtttagggtttagggtatagggtttagggtttagggtttggggtttagggcttagggtttagtattaaaaaaaacaacagaaaacctaaaatggtctttgacaaaataactgaaataatttttcgtgaagaaaatctacatgtctaaatttgattggaaagtaagaccacgtcagactgccacatagtcctcccgtagcactgaaaaatttctcctgtCTAACGTGCTGATTTtatctcatatacatatagttACAATTACGTAATGAGTGAATACGACAAATGAGTAGTCTATCGTATGTATTAATGTGAGTTTCAACTCACAGTAACTTTTTGTTTATCTGTAGATAGTAGCGGCAAAGTGTAATGATTACTTCTGACATATGCGTTTGATTTGATTCGattaatttaaaaatgatAATTAATGACAtttgattacaaaaaaaaaaaaaaacagttaacTTATGTAACTAGCTTAACTGATCTTTCGTCCAATTTTGGTTCACCAAAGTCCCAACCAATTTGAGCTAGCTTTTGACGGTAAttggaaaattaaaataaaattggaaaAGTCCCATTGTAATATTAGTAATTGTGTTCATCAGTGAACCATGCATATCTGCTTACCGACAATTTCATATAGCTCGAACAACAGTGATATCGACCAAAGTTTAGTCTGATTACACTCTTAACATTTTGAGCAACTTTCTGAAGAAATGGTTGAGCTGGTTACGGTTTTTATGAGTCCTAGCTTATAACTCCTTCGATGAAATATAATTCAAACCAAGAGAATAAAGTGttcaatcaatcaactcaGCTCTCCCCGGTTTCGCTTTTTATGGTAAAAGAAGGAACCTCTATCGATGGTTCAAAGCTAGTCACAATCAAAACTTAAGCACAATCAGTCACAAAAAATGGAACCCGCTTGGGAATGAATCAAGGAAAAAGTATAATGAAACATGTATGTACGTGGTAAAATCGTTATCGAGGCACAGTAGAAAATTAGTGCGAAGAAAAAAGGTTTGCTACCGTGATTCATGAGGATTCGGagatctagctagctatttaAGCATCTAATTAGCATTTTGTTCTATATTGTAATCGAAAATTAACCACCACTGGGGCCTTAATGTGTTTGTCTGGTTGAAGATAGAGAGACCTTGAACTCATTCATGGAGACTCCTGATTCATCATCGGATATCATTCATATGTTAAAAGCTGAAACTAATTCATATATGCAGTAATGTATAAAAGTATTTAAAGAACCGTGTGATTTCAATAATATGTAAAACAATTATGCATACTCTCTCGATACAGATTAACCGTTTGATCTAGAAAGTCCTTAAAAAAACCGTGTGATTTCGTACTAACAATACAGGCAATatacttgcatatatatatatatatatatatatatatatatatatatatatatagattaaaCTGATTGATCTGCAACTTTGATCGATGTTTTTGGCCAGCAATGAAAAACCACATGGAAGTAGAAGCTTGATTATTATCCTTCAAACTACAGGTGCAGCATGGGGACTAATAATTTAATGGAGCGACTATTAAGAGTTTGCCGGAGATTAAAGCATGTGCATGGAGACGTTGGAAGATCCTGGACCAAAACCTTCATTTTCTAATtgatggaagaagatgatacCACTTGAATCATCGAAGCAAACCTAATTTCGTACTTGTGTGTGTGCATAGTGATGAACTGCATATATACATCATGATGACATAATAGCTACGATCATAAAGTGTCTTCTACTAAATGTTATGGTTATTCATGCAATGTTTTATCAAATACTCGGTTATTCATGCACAATAACAATTTATTACGATCGATATAGACGATATAGGCGTAGATAATTCTTTGTCAGATATGTCTAGAGACATTTTTTGTGTCGGACATCTTTATTTAACTACATATATGAAGAGATCGATAGTCTACATTTCCAATATGTTATATGTCGTAATGTTTGTTAAATATCATATCATCTAAGAATCGTGGAAAAGTCTGATGCTTCATCCTCTTGCtgtataaagtataaacacatgcatgcatgcatgcatccTAATGTGGTCATCTATTTACTAGCTTGTGGCCACCCTAATATTTGCTAGCTAGGCTGGAATTGATAAAATGCGTGATTCCATCCTGCAGTATCGGCCAACTGTGTGAATAACAAACAAGTAATTGATGAATGACGACCACATCCCAGCTTTTCACGGCAAGTCACATATCGGCTTTTATAAAATTTGTCTCGATTGAGAGATTTCAGAGCTAGCCAAATCCAAATCTTATAGAAACTGAACAATCAATGCCATTGTATGTCACTTGACTCAGAATTGTAGGCGATAGTTGACTATGAATCTCACTTTATTTACCTGAtcgaaaactgaaaaagaaaattaaagatgaCAGAAAATCTCCAAACAAACTCGAAAACTCTTACTTGTTGTATATTAAGATCCctcccaaattcccaaaatGCTCCATCATATCCATGAAACATAAACCCTATCCCTAAATCCCTAATTGCCTTCTCCGGCCAACAAGCATTGGACTCGTATATACAAATGTAAatttgagttatatatatcGCCCTCTCCCAAATACACACTTGCAGCTGATACATTTTCTGGGTACGTTTGTGATCGATTCTCAGAGAGCAATTCGATAATAGATATGcattaatttgatgatcaCAACTCGATCTATTCCAGGCTACAACACActtggatttttcttttcacccATAAGTTTTATGTGCTATCAGGGATGGTAACTGCAGGGGTTAAATTTGTTGGAGCAGACCTACTAACCAATGCAGTCAAAACTACTGTCTACTGACTCCTGCATGTCTTGCCTGTTTTAAGCAGAGAATGAAGGACTGAAAGTGATCGATGTAATCTTTCTGCGCGCTATACAAGTATATATCATCCACAGTACATTGAGTACCCATCATCAACTCAAATTTATTGTCACAAGTATCATGAGTCATGACTTTTAACAAGAATTCAACAAACATCTTAATAAATGACGATATCGATGTCTTTATGAAGCATGCATCATTCTCAATCAATATATCGAGAATTTTGTGATTACATTAGATtgcaagagaagaaaatcggacCGTGATCGACAATTTGATCATAATACGTAcgtaactatatatacaactATTAGTAGATTTTTAACTACATACGTTTCTACCACACTTCTTCAATTACGAAGTTAATTTCTTCAATAAACACATGATTTTCATGTTAAGCgatgcaatatatatatatagtgaatGATCGAGAATatctttacaattttttttgcttaaAGGTGATTGATAAATCATATATCGTGTCACAACCGTTTCATTCAAGTACAACTATGTGACGATATCGACTATTTTCCCTCTTGGCTATAATAGAACAAACCAATCTTGAGCAACACAAAACTTTTGGCCTGCTCTTCCTTCACTCTACAACCTACACGAGTAAATGCACTCTCTCAACAATTTTTACGTAGTATGCCAgggtaaaaaaaagaaaaagaaagtaaaatgcAACTTTTACCACAGTATGTAGTCGTCTGTATACACTATACGGAATACGTATAAAAAATTGGCGCTAAGAAAACCAGTTGTCGGCACAAATAGAAAGTCATCAGCGACAGATCACCCCCAGGTGGGCCCCGCCAAGAAAGATAGTAAGAAAGCGAGGGAAaacaaataagagaaaaaatgcGTGTGACTCTCACCCCCCCCTCTCTCTAATTTGTCGGTGAGATTAGTCTAATCCCAGTGGCCAAATCCGTTATTTATTCTCTAATCCAAAGGCAATATAGTAATATCACGTCttcatctttttattttattacgTCACCACCCCAAAAACCACAATAAAACTCCCCCAATCTATTTCCCGCGGCTTTCAACGCGGCTTTTGTTTTGGCTTTTTCCCATTCCCCCTCTctctaattattattttctattctccaatttatttatttaaaaagaaaaaaaaggtcagagagagagagagagagagtgttgAGGCTCCTACTAATACTTCTAAACCctgctctctcttcttcttcttcttcttcttcatcgagCCCGTGACCTCACCTCAATCCAAAAACCCCAACCGACCTCTCCTCTCGCATTTCCGATCTGTACGGTCCGATCTCAGCGGCGATTACTCCATCTCCGATCGCCGATCGATCACCGGAACTGATCGCATTGATCGATGAAGCTGCCGATGAGTTCGTCGAGTTCTGGCGGAAGATGAGGTTCTACATATCCACAACGGGGATAAAGAGGTTAACGATATCCGGCGCCGGCAACGGTAAGGGATCTCCGGCGCCGGCGTCCACCAGGAGATTCTCCGGCAGGACGCTGTTGCCGCTCGTCCTCGTCCTCGCTCTCGTTTTGCCGTTTCTCTTCGTCAGGATCGCTTTCATTGTTCTCGAATCCGCGTCCGCCTGTTCTTCCTCGCCtggtaaaaaaatttcactCTCTCTTTTGATTTACTCACTttgctaattaattaatttattaattcaCCGAATTATGAGTAATTTGGAATTGAATGAGAAGATTTAATAATGCCGTGATTGACGGAGCTGTACATTTCGGTTTCTGGTTGCTTCGTTTCTAATCTTTACCCTTTGATTTCTGGAAATTGGAATCGGTGTTCATATTAGTTtttcaactttcttttttagtctgaatatttttaaattctttgaatttttaatatttctttttgtttttagtgacTGCAGATTGTATAGGATG encodes:
- the LOC101295583 gene encoding uncharacterized protein LOC101295583; translated protein: MLMQNNAHSDALQHIERAQFVSCSKKELPLEMKVKEGICHAYLGNSEKAEMLFSALEQKSADHAELITELADSFMSLEQYSSALKYYLMLKGTTDSNNGFLHIKMARCYLSLNDRVQAISCFYLALKALENNIDARLTLASLLLEEAREEDAILLLSPLDNISCSDLQTDKSEPWWCNGKVKLKLCHIYRAKGMHKEFVDTIYSLVREALCIEVLQQKVRVKKRLTKSVLLERVKVLNKHQMDNLLCGSISVTPASDMSRANRAKKLLEKKAKVKEEKRAKAMAAGADWQSDDSDEDPPEEIHKESPLPDLLKDKDNYDLIIDLCKSLASLHRYCEALEIINLALKVTRNISSVAEELRSLGAQIAYNTPDPEHGLDCVKYIADQHPYSYAAWNCYYKVITRFDDWYARHFKFLRGKRDKLKDCAAPMIISGHHLTRKSRHQDAAREYLEAYKLLPENALINLCVGTALINLALGLRLQNKHQSVAQGLAFLYNNLRLCENSQEALYNLARAFHHIGLVTLATVYYQHVLAIRQKDCPLPKPPHENQESAENLLPGYCDLRREAAFNLHLIYKKSGAVDLARMVLRDHCTF